Proteins encoded within one genomic window of Cydia pomonella isolate Wapato2018A chromosome 12, ilCydPomo1, whole genome shotgun sequence:
- the LOC133523348 gene encoding uncharacterized protein LOC133523348 — translation MKADDSKEYLYAVVKFLELPGADVGDYVCIPRSWIQMRTGRKITVAYPSEQPSITKKRIKAGENPLRNWKCYMAVVKFEAYTYKKAMKFIMEKKCNTPTSGVCPSVIDNATKNNCSTKRARQTERNVKKLKVADKDEVAESSLGCERGVREPSRTVQDPFASLRNLFPDFPGPLGIQLPPGFPNRVLSLITKMPSQHNQISTCSPVRQDDAQVLPNRDVSIDQSLAAGRTNYAPKQNAISAKQNESSQLDDGRDSQRDLDVQSRFVDGTSEASMELDDQSPGSESSADASYPEDAGQATGSTIEDRSLTIDKAATGDVSSTQDADDDEDDDDNGSSTPGVSTEETLGGNQQADQLIESVMNSRADQLIKLLKIMKVDFSRSSDTAYEMHKSFARTVKMIELIEKASNSIRLEEINKIALVRPNKRIADVKKVAENQDSDLDEGDEDEGESSNNVRNEGQDGNENKDKGASSRTCEFPRSFVLPPEYDPNDSRWTLKYHNKDSAPSLVELVPESNVFVDSIQLSHCKRVAKDSKALARLLLAEIFRESALSVCSLTGARANAFYNDESDVRPGLDENARVVMLSYVEDYTKEKKWGPYNGQRVINSLRSRLQEMRYRRFKTK, via the exons ATGAAg GCGGATGATTCGAAGGAGTACCTGTACGCAGTGGTCAAATTCTTAGAGCTACCTGGAGCAGATGTTGGTGATTATGTTTGTATACCTCGCTCTTGGATACAAATGCGGACAGGGCGGAAAATTACAGTTGCATATCCCAGTGAACAGCCGTCGATAACTAAGAAACGTATTAAAGCCGGTGAAAATCCATTGAGAAATTGGAAATGCTACATGGCTGTTGTGAAATTCGAAGCAT ATACTTACAAAAAAGCTATGAAATTTATCATGGAAAAGAAATGTAACACCCCTACGTCTGGCGTATGTCCATCTGTAATCGACAATG CAACAAAAAACAACTGTTCGACGAAACGTGCTCGCCAGACAgaaagaaatgtaaaaaaacttaaagtGGCTGACAAAGACGAGGTTGCTGAGAGTTCCCTTGGCTGCGAAAGAGGCGTAAGAGAGCCCTCTCGCACTGTACAGGATCCTTTTGCTTCCCTAAGAAACTTGTTTCCTGATTTTCCAGGGCCACTGGGAATCCAACTACCACCAGGTTTCCCAAATCGGGTTCTGTCCCTAATTACGAAAATGCCAAGCCAACACAATCAGATTTCAACATGTTCACCAGTTCGTCAAGATGATGCACAAGTTCTGCCCAATAGGGATGTCTCTATTGATCAGTCTCTGGCAGCAGGTCGTACCAACTACGCACCAAAGCAAAATGCAATTTCAGCAAAACAAAATGAGTCCAGCCAACTTGATGATGGCAGGGACTCTCAGCGGGATTTAGACGTGCAATCAAGATTCGTTGATGGAACGTCTGAGGCGAGTATGGAGCTGGATGACCAAAGTCCAGGTAGTGAATCCTCTGCTGACGCCAGCTATCCAGAGGACGCAGGCCAGGCAACTGGGAGTACAATAGAAGACAGGTCGCTGACTATTGACAAGGCTGCTACAGGTGACGTGTCGTCGACGCAAGATGCTGATGACGAtgaggatgatgatgataatggaAGCAGTACACCAGGAGTAAGTACAGAAGAGACTTTAGGAGGTAACCAACAAGCAGACCAATTAATTGAGTCTGTAATGAACAGTCGGGCGGATCAATTGATTAAACTGCTTAAAATAATGAAAGTCGATTTCTCGCGGTCGTCTGACACGGCTTATGAAATGCACAAATCGTTTGCTAGAACTGTCAAAATGATTGAGTTGATAGAGAAGGCATCCAACAGTATACGACtagaggaaataaataaaatcgctCTGGTACGACCGAATAAGCGGATAGCGGATGTTAAAAAAGTGGCAGAAAACCAGGATTCAGATTTGGATGAAGGTGATGAAGATGAGGGCGAAAGCAGTAACAATGTTAGGAATGAAGGCCAAGACGGTAATGAAAATAAAGATAAGGGAGCCTCCAGCAGAACCTGTGAGTTCCCACGTAGCTTCGTTTTACCACCAGAATACGATCCAAATGACAGTCGATGGACATTAAAGTATCACAATAAAGATTCGGCACCCAGTCTTGTTGAACTCGTCCCTGAAAGCAACGTGTTTGTTGATTCCATACAGCTATCACACTGCAAGCGGGTGGCTAAGGATTCTAAGGCGTTGGCTCGACTGTTATTGGCAGAAATATTCAGGGAGAGTGCGCTGAGTGTTTGCTCATTAACAGGCGCAAGAGCGAACGCGTTTTATAACGACGAGTCGGATGTTAGGCCAGGGTTAGATGAGAACGCGAGAGTGGTTATGTTGTCGTACGTTGAAGATTataccaaagaaaaaaaatggggACCCTACAACGGACAGAGAGTTATCAATAGCTTACGGAGTAGACTTCAAGAAATGAGATATAGGCGTTTTAAGACAAAGTGA
- the LOC133523350 gene encoding folliculin isoform X1, protein MNAIVGLCHFCEAHGPRPLFCTFTTDDEQHTTESSKCTAQCSGCTSLGPETVLVSRDDDGCIYCSRESVPNADVTAFLRQAAIRSITCEVSWSKEGGVVYFSDTRGHVLSLTFQIRDTRARGLKRWFSIVVLMKDKMLLLNITPLLTEHMQKISKELQDLAEVVYDNEQKVCSQRALRLKTGRNDFGQSRSLMQLTGDENVFKRLHSHFTWMLKAGALTYSETLYTSRDMLNKLHADATRGSIFEPNACTVEEECMPLRALENLMSKEVFRILLYCTLCGVKIVIKSFHTDPIVITKGLSRLLPVTSYDRVPHIIISSEEQVVSPNVCVLEEMCSNFSCKWQGTIPNKCPTLMNRIEAAIANTNLNDAVLHQHVKFLQLEWQGIAKSVKAAITSSGPSSSNVTKLKQVLGVTQQDEILVNYWISNFCS, encoded by the exons atgaatGCAATAGTTGGTTTATGTCATTTCTGTGAGGCTCACGGCCCGCGACCGTTATTCTGCACATTCACGACGGATGACGAGCAGCACACTACCGAATCCTCAAAATGCACTGCACAGTGCAGTGGATGCACTTCGCTGGGCCCAGAGACCGTCCTTGTGTCGCGGGATGACGATGGTTGCATATACTGTAGCAGGGAGTCCGTCCCTAATGCGGACGTAACAGCTTTTTTGAGACAAGCTGCTATTAGAAGCATAACTTGTGAG gtAAGCTGGAGTAAGGAAGGAGGTGTAGTCTACTTTAGTGACACAAGAGGCCATGTACTAAGCCTTACCTTTCAAATCAGAGACACTCGTGCCAGAGGACTCAAGCGGTGGTTCTCCATTGTAGTGCTGATGAAAGATAAAATGTTGTTACTTAATATAACTCCTTTATTAACAGAACATATGCAG aaaatatcaaaagaacTCCAAGATTTAGCGGAAGTAGTTTATGACAATGAACAGAAAGTTTGTTCCCAAAGAGCATTGAGACTCAAAACTGGCAGAAATGACTTTGGACAGTCTAGGTCACTTATGCAGTTAACTG gtgatgaaaatgtattcaaaagacTCCATTCACATTTCACCTGGATGCTCAAAGCCGGCGCCCTCACATACTCTGAAACCCTCTACACCAGCAGAGACATGCTCAACAAACTTCATGCCGATGCCACAAGAGGCAGCATATTTGAGCCAAATGCATGTACAGTGGAAGAAGAATGCATGCCATTGAGAGCATTAGAGAACTTGATGAGTAAAGAGGTGTTTAGGATACTGCTTTATTGTACATTGTGTGGAGTCAAG ATTGTCATCAAATCATTCCACACTGATCCGATAGTAATTACAAAAGGCTTGTCGCGGCTTCTCCCAGTGACCAGCTATGATAGAGTTCCACACATAATAATCAGCAGTGAAGAGCAAGTTGTTAGTCCAAATGTTTGCGTCCTTGAAGAGATGTGTAGTAACTTCAGTTGTAAATGGCAGGGCACAATACCTAATAAAT GTCCAACACTGATGAATAGGATAGAGGCCGCTATTGCTAACACAAACTTAAATGACGCAGTGCTACACCAACATGTTAAGTTTTTACAACTTGAGTGGCAAGG GATAGCCAAATCAGTGAAGGCGGCAATCACCAGTTCCGGCCCGAGTTCAAGCAACGTAACGAAGCTGAAGCAAGTACTGGGCGTCACTCAACAAGACGAAATTCTCGTCAACTATTGGATCAGCAACTTCTGTAGCTAG
- the LOC133523350 gene encoding folliculin isoform X2, translated as MNAIVGLCHFCEAHGPRPLFCTFTTDDEQHTTESSKCTAQCSGCTSLGPETVLVSRDDDGCIYCSRESVPNADVTAFLRQAAIRSITCEKISKELQDLAEVVYDNEQKVCSQRALRLKTGRNDFGQSRSLMQLTGDENVFKRLHSHFTWMLKAGALTYSETLYTSRDMLNKLHADATRGSIFEPNACTVEEECMPLRALENLMSKEVFRILLYCTLCGVKIVIKSFHTDPIVITKGLSRLLPVTSYDRVPHIIISSEEQVVSPNVCVLEEMCSNFSCKWQGTIPNKCPTLMNRIEAAIANTNLNDAVLHQHVKFLQLEWQGIAKSVKAAITSSGPSSSNVTKLKQVLGVTQQDEILVNYWISNFCS; from the exons atgaatGCAATAGTTGGTTTATGTCATTTCTGTGAGGCTCACGGCCCGCGACCGTTATTCTGCACATTCACGACGGATGACGAGCAGCACACTACCGAATCCTCAAAATGCACTGCACAGTGCAGTGGATGCACTTCGCTGGGCCCAGAGACCGTCCTTGTGTCGCGGGATGACGATGGTTGCATATACTGTAGCAGGGAGTCCGTCCCTAATGCGGACGTAACAGCTTTTTTGAGACAAGCTGCTATTAGAAGCATAACTTGTGAG aaaatatcaaaagaacTCCAAGATTTAGCGGAAGTAGTTTATGACAATGAACAGAAAGTTTGTTCCCAAAGAGCATTGAGACTCAAAACTGGCAGAAATGACTTTGGACAGTCTAGGTCACTTATGCAGTTAACTG gtgatgaaaatgtattcaaaagacTCCATTCACATTTCACCTGGATGCTCAAAGCCGGCGCCCTCACATACTCTGAAACCCTCTACACCAGCAGAGACATGCTCAACAAACTTCATGCCGATGCCACAAGAGGCAGCATATTTGAGCCAAATGCATGTACAGTGGAAGAAGAATGCATGCCATTGAGAGCATTAGAGAACTTGATGAGTAAAGAGGTGTTTAGGATACTGCTTTATTGTACATTGTGTGGAGTCAAG ATTGTCATCAAATCATTCCACACTGATCCGATAGTAATTACAAAAGGCTTGTCGCGGCTTCTCCCAGTGACCAGCTATGATAGAGTTCCACACATAATAATCAGCAGTGAAGAGCAAGTTGTTAGTCCAAATGTTTGCGTCCTTGAAGAGATGTGTAGTAACTTCAGTTGTAAATGGCAGGGCACAATACCTAATAAAT GTCCAACACTGATGAATAGGATAGAGGCCGCTATTGCTAACACAAACTTAAATGACGCAGTGCTACACCAACATGTTAAGTTTTTACAACTTGAGTGGCAAGG GATAGCCAAATCAGTGAAGGCGGCAATCACCAGTTCCGGCCCGAGTTCAAGCAACGTAACGAAGCTGAAGCAAGTACTGGGCGTCACTCAACAAGACGAAATTCTCGTCAACTATTGGATCAGCAACTTCTGTAGCTAG
- the LOC133523361 gene encoding large ribosomal subunit protein eL18 has translation MGIDINHKHDRKVRRTEVKSQDVYLRLLVKLYRYLARRTDAKFNQIILRRLFMSRINRPPISLSRLARHMKKPTREGLIAVVVGSITNDVRLYKVPKLTVAALHVTEKARARILAAGGEILTFDQLALRAPTGRKTVLVQGRRNAREAVRHFGPAPGAPRSHTKPYVRSAGHERSRPSRRSNV, from the exons ATG ggtATCGACATCAACCATAAACATGACAGGAAGGTGCGACGCACCGAAGTTAAATCTCAGGATGTATACCTGAGGCTGTTGGTcaaa CTGTACCGCTACTTGGCGAGACGTACCGATGCCAAGTTCAACCAGATTATCTTACGGCGTCTATTCATGAGCCGTATCAACAGGCCGCCAATCTCCCTGTCCCGCCTGGCACGTCACATGAAGAAGCCCACTCGTGAGGGCTTGATCGCCGTCGTGGTCGGTTCCATCACCAACGACGTGAGGTTGTACAAAGTGCCCAAGCTGACGGTGGCCGCTCTCCACGTCACGGAGAAGGCTCGTGCCCGCATCTTGGCTGCTGGAG GAGAAATCCTGACATTCGACCAGCTGGCGCTGCGCGCGCCCACGGGCCGCAAGACGGTGCTGGTGCAGGGCCGCCGCAACGCGCGCGAGGCCGTGCGCCACTTCGGCCCGGCGCCcggcgcgccgcgctcgcacaCCAAGCCCTACGTGCGCTCCGCCGGCCACGAGCGCTCCCGGCCCAGCCGCCGCTCCaatgtttaa